ATCGGGCATGCATGACGGAAAAATAAAAATCCGTGTATGTGCACCGCCTGTTGAGGGCGCTGCCAATGAAGTTCTCGTTAAGTTTTTGTCAAAACAGCTTAAAATATCTAAATCCGGTATAAAAATTATCTCTGGTGAAAAATCCCGTCATAAAATAGTCGAGATCAATATGGACACATTAGATGTCATGAATTGCCTTTCTAAGTAGTTATTAACGAACTTATGCTAATCTCCGTTTTCTATAGTTTATGGCGCAGAACTGCCATATGTGGTACTTTATAATTCATAGGAGGCCTCACATGAAACTAATTTCAATGTTTGCGCTGGTAATGTCGATATCTCTGTTTGCTTTCGCTTTTGGTGAAGGCAAGTATTATAAAAAGGGTCTGGAAGCAATGGGGCAAGGAGACTTGCAGTCAGCGAAAGTATTCTTTGATGAATCTATTAATGAAAACCCTAAGTTTTCAAGGGGTTACAGCAATCTCGCATATGTTCAGGCACAGCTTGGCGAGATTGATAATGCTATCATGAACTACAAAATGGCTTACAAGTTTGACAAGGAAGACTATAGTTCACTTACAAATCTTTGCGGACTGCTCATAGACAAAAACGACCTGAAGAATGCACTGACAAGCTGTTCGAAAGCCATCAGCATTAATCCGGCTAGCTACAAGGCCTACAACAAAAGATGTATGGTCTTCCTGAACGGAAAACGTTACGACAGCGCAATTGCCGACTGTTCACAGGCGATATCACTGCGCAGAGAT
This window of the Denitrovibrio acetiphilus DSM 12809 genome carries:
- a CDS encoding DUF167 domain-containing protein, with translation MKLSVYVQPGAKKTELSGMHDGKIKIRVCAPPVEGAANEVLVKFLSKQLKISKSGIKIISGEKSRHKIVEINMDTLDVMNCLSK
- a CDS encoding tetratricopeptide repeat protein, giving the protein MKLISMFALVMSISLFAFAFGEGKYYKKGLEAMGQGDLQSAKVFFDESINENPKFSRGYSNLAYVQAQLGEIDNAIMNYKMAYKFDKEDYSSLTNLCGLLIDKNDLKNALTSCSKAISINPASYKAYNKRCMVFLNGKRYDSAIADCSQAISLRRDYVTPYINRGMAYSALKKYKEAYDDLSMAIKIEPSNALAYNNRCVVNKDLEQYDKALADCTKSIELDSSVSEAYLTRGSIYQTMGQNEDAIIDYTMYLKQNPDAESVRQRMNTLLKDIK